From one Papio anubis isolate 15944 chromosome 12, Panubis1.0, whole genome shotgun sequence genomic stretch:
- the SF1 gene encoding splicing factor 1 isoform X2, whose amino-acid sequence MEQKTVIPGMPTVIPPGLTREQERAYIVQLQIEDLTRKLRTGDLGIPPNPEDRSPSPEPIYNSEGKRLNTREFRTRKKLEEERHNLITEMVALNPDFKPPADYKPPATRVSDKVMIPQDEYPEINFVGLLIGPRGNTLKNIEKECNAKIMIRGKGSVKEGKVGRKDGQMLPGEDEPLHALVTANTMENVKKAVEQIRNILKQGIETPEDQNDLRKMQLRELARLNGTLREDDNRILRPWQSSETRSITNTTVCTKCGGAGHIASDCKFQRPGDPQSAQDKARMDKEYLSLMAELGEAPVPASVGSTSGPATTPLASAPRPAAPANNPPPPSLMSTTQSRPPWMNSGPSESRPYHGMHGGGPGGPGGGPHSFPHPLPSLTGGHGGHPMQHNPNGPPPPWMQPPPPPMNQGPHPPGHHGPPPMDQYLGSTPVGSGVYRLHQGKGMMPPPPMGMMPPPPPPPSGQPPPPPSGPLPPWQQQQQQPPPPPPPSSSMASSTPLPWQQNTTTTTTSAGTGSIPPWQQQQAAAAASPGAPQMQGNPTMVPLPPGVQPPLPPGAPPPPPPPPPGSAGMMIPPRGGDGPSHESEDFPRPLVTLPGRQPQQRPWWTGWFGKAA is encoded by the exons ATGGAACAGAAGACAGTGATTCCGGGAATGCCTACAGTTATTCCCCCTGGACTTACTCGAGAACAAGAAAGAGCTTATATAG TGCAACTGCAGATAGAAGACCTGACTCGTAAACTGCGCACAGGAGACCTGGGCATCCCCCCTAACCCTGAGGACAG GTCCCCTTCCCCTGAGCCCATCTACAATAGCGAGGGGAAGCGGCTTAACACCCGAGAGTTCCGCACCCGCAAAAAGCTGGAAGAGGAGCGGCACAACCTCATCACAGAGATGGTTGCACTCAATCCAGATTTCAAGCCACCTGCAGATTACAA ACCTCCAGCAACACGTGTGAGCGATAAAGTCATGATTCCACAAGATGAGTACCCAGAAATCAACTTTGTGGGGCTGCTAATCGGGCCCAG AGGGAACACCCTGAAGAACATAGAGAAGGAGTGCAATGCCAAGATTATGATCCGGGGGAAAGGGTCTGTGAAAGAAGGGAAGGTTGGGCGCAAAGATGGCCAGATGTTGCCGGGAGAAGATGAACCACTTCATGCCCTGGTCACTGCCAACACAATGGAGAACGTCAAAAAGGCAGTGGAACAG ATAAGAAACATCCTGAAGCAGGGTATCGAGACCCCAGAGGACCAGAATGATCTACGGAAGATGCAGCTTCGGGAGTTGGCTCGCTTGAATGGGACCCTTCGGGAAGACGACAACAG GATCTTAAGACCCTGGCAGAGCTCAGAGACCCGCAGCATTACCAACACCACAGTGTGTACCaagtgtggaggggctggccacATTGCTTCAGACTGCAAATTCCAAAG GCCTGGTGATCCCCAGTCAGCTCAGGATAAAgcacgaatggataaagaatatttgTCCCTCATGGCTGAACTGGGTGAAGCACCTGTCCCAGCATCTGTGGGCTCTACCTctgggcctgccaccacacccttgGCCAGTGCACCTCGTCCTGCTGCTCCCGCCAACAACCCACCTCCACCG TCTCTCATGTCTACCACCCAGAGCCGCCCACCCTGGATGAATTCTGGCCCTTCAGAGAGTCGGCCCTACCATGGCATGCATGGAGGTGGTCCTGGTGGGCCCGGAGGTGGCCCCCACAGCTTCCCACACCCATTACCCAGCCTGACAGGTGGGCATGGTGGACATCCCATGCAGCACAACCCCAATGGACCCCCACCCCCTTGGatgcagccaccaccaccaccgatGAACCAGGGCCCCCACCCTCCTGGGCACCATGGCCCTCCTCCAATGG ATCAGTACCTGGGAAGTACGCCTGTGGGCTCTGGGGTCTATCGCCTGCATCAAGGAAAAG GTATGATGCCGCCGCCACCTATGGGCATGatgccgccaccgccgccgcctcCCAGTGGgcagcccccaccccctccctctgGTCCTCTTCCCCCatggcaacagcagcagcagcagcctccgCCACCCCCTCCGCCCAGCAGCAGTATGGCTTCCAGTACCCCCTTGCCATGGCAGCAAA ATACGACGACTACCACCACGAGCGCTGGCACAGGGTCCATCCCGCCATGGCAACAGCAGCAGGCGGCTGCCGCAGCTTCTCCAGGAGCCCCTCAGATGCAAGGCAACCCCACTATGGTGCCCCTGCCCCCCGGGGTCCAGCCGCCTCTGCCGCCTGGGGCCCCTCCCCCTCCGCCGCCTCCACCGCCTGGTTCCGCCGGCATGAT GATCCCTCCCCGCGGCGGCGATGGCCCGAGCCATGAGAGTGAGGACTTTCCGCGCCCATTGGTGACCCTTCCAGGCAGACAGCCTCAGCAACGCCCCTGGTGGACAGGATGGTTCGGCAAAGCAGCCTGA
- the SF1 gene encoding splicing factor 1 isoform X12: MATGANATPLDFPSKKRKRSRWNQDTMEQKTVIPGMPTVIPPGLTREQERAYIVQLQIEDLTRKLRTGDLGIPPNPEDRSPSPEPIYNSEGKRLNTREFRTRKKLEEERHNLITEMVALNPDFKPPADYKPPATRVSDKVMIPQDEYPEINFVGLLIGPRGNTLKNIEKECNAKIMIRGKGSVKEGKVGRKDGQMLPGEDEPLHALVTANTMENVKKAVEQIRNILKQGIETPEDQNDLRKMQLRELARLNGTLREDDNRILRPWQSSETRSITNTTVCTKCGGAGHIASDCKFQRPGDPQSAQDKARMDKEYLSLMAELGEAPVPASVGSTSGPATTPLASAPRPAAPANNPPPPSLMSTTQSRPPWMNSGPSESRPYHGMHGGGPGGPGGGPHSFPHPLPSLTGGHGGHPMQHNPNGPPPPWMQPPPPPMNQGPHPPGHHGPPPMVPGKYACGLWGLSPASRKRYDAAATYGHDAATAAASQWAAPTPSLWSSSPMATAAAAASATPSAQQQYGFQYPLAMAAKIPPRGGDGPSHESEDFPRPLVTLPGRQPQQRPWWTGWFGKAA, encoded by the exons ATGGCGACCGGAGCGAACGCCACGCCGTTGG ACTTCCCAAGTAAGAAGCGGAAGAGGAGCCGCTGGAACCAAGACACAATGGAACAGAAGACAGTGATTCCGGGAATGCCTACAGTTATTCCCCCTGGACTTACTCGAGAACAAGAAAGAGCTTATATAG TGCAACTGCAGATAGAAGACCTGACTCGTAAACTGCGCACAGGAGACCTGGGCATCCCCCCTAACCCTGAGGACAG GTCCCCTTCCCCTGAGCCCATCTACAATAGCGAGGGGAAGCGGCTTAACACCCGAGAGTTCCGCACCCGCAAAAAGCTGGAAGAGGAGCGGCACAACCTCATCACAGAGATGGTTGCACTCAATCCAGATTTCAAGCCACCTGCAGATTACAA ACCTCCAGCAACACGTGTGAGCGATAAAGTCATGATTCCACAAGATGAGTACCCAGAAATCAACTTTGTGGGGCTGCTAATCGGGCCCAG AGGGAACACCCTGAAGAACATAGAGAAGGAGTGCAATGCCAAGATTATGATCCGGGGGAAAGGGTCTGTGAAAGAAGGGAAGGTTGGGCGCAAAGATGGCCAGATGTTGCCGGGAGAAGATGAACCACTTCATGCCCTGGTCACTGCCAACACAATGGAGAACGTCAAAAAGGCAGTGGAACAG ATAAGAAACATCCTGAAGCAGGGTATCGAGACCCCAGAGGACCAGAATGATCTACGGAAGATGCAGCTTCGGGAGTTGGCTCGCTTGAATGGGACCCTTCGGGAAGACGACAACAG GATCTTAAGACCCTGGCAGAGCTCAGAGACCCGCAGCATTACCAACACCACAGTGTGTACCaagtgtggaggggctggccacATTGCTTCAGACTGCAAATTCCAAAG GCCTGGTGATCCCCAGTCAGCTCAGGATAAAgcacgaatggataaagaatatttgTCCCTCATGGCTGAACTGGGTGAAGCACCTGTCCCAGCATCTGTGGGCTCTACCTctgggcctgccaccacacccttgGCCAGTGCACCTCGTCCTGCTGCTCCCGCCAACAACCCACCTCCACCG TCTCTCATGTCTACCACCCAGAGCCGCCCACCCTGGATGAATTCTGGCCCTTCAGAGAGTCGGCCCTACCATGGCATGCATGGAGGTGGTCCTGGTGGGCCCGGAGGTGGCCCCCACAGCTTCCCACACCCATTACCCAGCCTGACAGGTGGGCATGGTGGACATCCCATGCAGCACAACCCCAATGGACCCCCACCCCCTTGGatgcagccaccaccaccaccgatGAACCAGGGCCCCCACCCTCCTGGGCACCATGGCCCTCCTCCAATGG TACCTGGGAAGTACGCCTGTGGGCTCTGGGGTCTATCGCCTGCATCAAGGAAAAG GTATGATGCCGCCGCCACCTATGGGCATGatgccgccaccgccgccgcctcCCAGTGGgcagcccccaccccctccctctgGTCCTCTTCCCCCatggcaacagcagcagcagcagcctccgCCACCCCCTCCGCCCAGCAGCAGTATGGCTTCCAGTACCCCCTTGCCATGGCAGCAAA GATCCCTCCCCGCGGCGGCGATGGCCCGAGCCATGAGAGTGAGGACTTTCCGCGCCCATTGGTGACCCTTCCAGGCAGACAGCCTCAGCAACGCCCCTGGTGGACAGGATGGTTCGGCAAAGCAGCCTGA
- the SF1 gene encoding splicing factor 1 isoform X11, which translates to MATGANATPLDFPSKKRKRSRWNQDTMEQKTVIPGMPTVIPPGLTREQERAYIVQLQIEDLTRKLRTGDLGIPPNPEDRSPSPEPIYNSEGKRLNTREFRTRKKLEEERHNLITEMVALNPDFKPPADYKPPATRVSDKVMIPQDEYPEINFVGLLIGPRGNTLKNIEKECNAKIMIRGKGSVKEGKVGRKDGQMLPGEDEPLHALVTANTMENVKKAVEQIRNILKQGIETPEDQNDLRKMQLRELARLNGTLREDDNRILRPWQSSETRSITNTTVCTKCGGAGHIASDCKFQRPGDPQSAQDKARMDKEYLSLMAELGEAPVPASVGSTSGPATTPLASAPRPAAPANNPPPPSLMSTTQSRPPWMNSGPSESRPYHGMHGGGPGGPGGGPHSFPHPLPSLTGGHGGHPMQHNPNGPPPPWMQPPPPPMNQGPHPPGHHGPPPMGKSVPGKYACGLWGLSPASRKRYDAAATYGHDAATAAASQWAAPTPSLWSSSPMATAAAAASATPSAQQQYGFQYPLAMAAKIPPRGGDGPSHESEDFPRPLVTLPGRQPQQRPWWTGWFGKAA; encoded by the exons ATGGCGACCGGAGCGAACGCCACGCCGTTGG ACTTCCCAAGTAAGAAGCGGAAGAGGAGCCGCTGGAACCAAGACACAATGGAACAGAAGACAGTGATTCCGGGAATGCCTACAGTTATTCCCCCTGGACTTACTCGAGAACAAGAAAGAGCTTATATAG TGCAACTGCAGATAGAAGACCTGACTCGTAAACTGCGCACAGGAGACCTGGGCATCCCCCCTAACCCTGAGGACAG GTCCCCTTCCCCTGAGCCCATCTACAATAGCGAGGGGAAGCGGCTTAACACCCGAGAGTTCCGCACCCGCAAAAAGCTGGAAGAGGAGCGGCACAACCTCATCACAGAGATGGTTGCACTCAATCCAGATTTCAAGCCACCTGCAGATTACAA ACCTCCAGCAACACGTGTGAGCGATAAAGTCATGATTCCACAAGATGAGTACCCAGAAATCAACTTTGTGGGGCTGCTAATCGGGCCCAG AGGGAACACCCTGAAGAACATAGAGAAGGAGTGCAATGCCAAGATTATGATCCGGGGGAAAGGGTCTGTGAAAGAAGGGAAGGTTGGGCGCAAAGATGGCCAGATGTTGCCGGGAGAAGATGAACCACTTCATGCCCTGGTCACTGCCAACACAATGGAGAACGTCAAAAAGGCAGTGGAACAG ATAAGAAACATCCTGAAGCAGGGTATCGAGACCCCAGAGGACCAGAATGATCTACGGAAGATGCAGCTTCGGGAGTTGGCTCGCTTGAATGGGACCCTTCGGGAAGACGACAACAG GATCTTAAGACCCTGGCAGAGCTCAGAGACCCGCAGCATTACCAACACCACAGTGTGTACCaagtgtggaggggctggccacATTGCTTCAGACTGCAAATTCCAAAG GCCTGGTGATCCCCAGTCAGCTCAGGATAAAgcacgaatggataaagaatatttgTCCCTCATGGCTGAACTGGGTGAAGCACCTGTCCCAGCATCTGTGGGCTCTACCTctgggcctgccaccacacccttgGCCAGTGCACCTCGTCCTGCTGCTCCCGCCAACAACCCACCTCCACCG TCTCTCATGTCTACCACCCAGAGCCGCCCACCCTGGATGAATTCTGGCCCTTCAGAGAGTCGGCCCTACCATGGCATGCATGGAGGTGGTCCTGGTGGGCCCGGAGGTGGCCCCCACAGCTTCCCACACCCATTACCCAGCCTGACAGGTGGGCATGGTGGACATCCCATGCAGCACAACCCCAATGGACCCCCACCCCCTTGGatgcagccaccaccaccaccgatGAACCAGGGCCCCCACCCTCCTGGGCACCATGGCCCTCCTCCAATGGGTAA ATCAGTACCTGGGAAGTACGCCTGTGGGCTCTGGGGTCTATCGCCTGCATCAAGGAAAAG GTATGATGCCGCCGCCACCTATGGGCATGatgccgccaccgccgccgcctcCCAGTGGgcagcccccaccccctccctctgGTCCTCTTCCCCCatggcaacagcagcagcagcagcctccgCCACCCCCTCCGCCCAGCAGCAGTATGGCTTCCAGTACCCCCTTGCCATGGCAGCAAA GATCCCTCCCCGCGGCGGCGATGGCCCGAGCCATGAGAGTGAGGACTTTCCGCGCCCATTGGTGACCCTTCCAGGCAGACAGCCTCAGCAACGCCCCTGGTGGACAGGATGGTTCGGCAAAGCAGCCTGA
- the SF1 gene encoding splicing factor 1 isoform X14 yields MVALNPDFKPPADYKPPATRVSDKVMIPQDEYPEINFVGLLIGPRGNTLKNIEKECNAKIMIRGKGSVKEGKVGRKDGQMLPGEDEPLHALVTANTMENVKKAVEQIRNILKQGIETPEDQNDLRKMQLRELARLNGTLREDDNRILRPWQSSETRSITNTTVCTKCGGAGHIASDCKFQRPGDPQSAQDKARMDKEYLSLMAELGEAPVPASVGSTSGPATTPLASAPRPAAPANNPPPPSLMSTTQSRPPWMNSGPSESRPYHGMHGGGPGGPGGGPHSFPHPLPSLTGGHGGHPMQHNPNGPPPPWMQPPPPPMNQGPHPPGHHGPPPMGKSVPGKYACGLWGLSPASRKRYDAAATYGHDAATAAASQWAAPTPSLWSSSPMATAAAAASATPSAQQQYGFQYPLAMAAKIPPRGGDGPSHESEDFPRPLVTLPGRQPQQRPWWTGWFGKAA; encoded by the exons ATGGTTGCACTCAATCCAGATTTCAAGCCACCTGCAGATTACAA ACCTCCAGCAACACGTGTGAGCGATAAAGTCATGATTCCACAAGATGAGTACCCAGAAATCAACTTTGTGGGGCTGCTAATCGGGCCCAG AGGGAACACCCTGAAGAACATAGAGAAGGAGTGCAATGCCAAGATTATGATCCGGGGGAAAGGGTCTGTGAAAGAAGGGAAGGTTGGGCGCAAAGATGGCCAGATGTTGCCGGGAGAAGATGAACCACTTCATGCCCTGGTCACTGCCAACACAATGGAGAACGTCAAAAAGGCAGTGGAACAG ATAAGAAACATCCTGAAGCAGGGTATCGAGACCCCAGAGGACCAGAATGATCTACGGAAGATGCAGCTTCGGGAGTTGGCTCGCTTGAATGGGACCCTTCGGGAAGACGACAACAG GATCTTAAGACCCTGGCAGAGCTCAGAGACCCGCAGCATTACCAACACCACAGTGTGTACCaagtgtggaggggctggccacATTGCTTCAGACTGCAAATTCCAAAG GCCTGGTGATCCCCAGTCAGCTCAGGATAAAgcacgaatggataaagaatatttgTCCCTCATGGCTGAACTGGGTGAAGCACCTGTCCCAGCATCTGTGGGCTCTACCTctgggcctgccaccacacccttgGCCAGTGCACCTCGTCCTGCTGCTCCCGCCAACAACCCACCTCCACCG TCTCTCATGTCTACCACCCAGAGCCGCCCACCCTGGATGAATTCTGGCCCTTCAGAGAGTCGGCCCTACCATGGCATGCATGGAGGTGGTCCTGGTGGGCCCGGAGGTGGCCCCCACAGCTTCCCACACCCATTACCCAGCCTGACAGGTGGGCATGGTGGACATCCCATGCAGCACAACCCCAATGGACCCCCACCCCCTTGGatgcagccaccaccaccaccgatGAACCAGGGCCCCCACCCTCCTGGGCACCATGGCCCTCCTCCAATGGGTAA ATCAGTACCTGGGAAGTACGCCTGTGGGCTCTGGGGTCTATCGCCTGCATCAAGGAAAAG GTATGATGCCGCCGCCACCTATGGGCATGatgccgccaccgccgccgcctcCCAGTGGgcagcccccaccccctccctctgGTCCTCTTCCCCCatggcaacagcagcagcagcagcctccgCCACCCCCTCCGCCCAGCAGCAGTATGGCTTCCAGTACCCCCTTGCCATGGCAGCAAA GATCCCTCCCCGCGGCGGCGATGGCCCGAGCCATGAGAGTGAGGACTTTCCGCGCCCATTGGTGACCCTTCCAGGCAGACAGCCTCAGCAACGCCCCTGGTGGACAGGATGGTTCGGCAAAGCAGCCTGA
- the SF1 gene encoding splicing factor 1, translating into MATGANATPLDFPSKKRKRSRWNQDTMEQKTVIPGMPTVIPPGLTREQERAYIVQLQIEDLTRKLRTGDLGIPPNPEDRSPSPEPIYNSEGKRLNTREFRTRKKLEEERHNLITEMVALNPDFKPPADYKPPATRVSDKVMIPQDEYPEINFVGLLIGPRGNTLKNIEKECNAKIMIRGKGSVKEGKVGRKDGQMLPGEDEPLHALVTANTMENVKKAVEQIRNILKQGIETPEDQNDLRKMQLRELARLNGTLREDDNRILRPWQSSETRSITNTTVCTKCGGAGHIASDCKFQRPGDPQSAQDKARMDKEYLSLMAELGEAPVPASVGSTSGPATTPLASAPRPAAPANNPPPPSLMSTTQSRPPWMNSGPSESRPYHGMHGGGPGGPGGGPHSFPHPLPSLTGGHGGHPMQHNPNGPPPPWMQPPPPPMNQGPHPPGHHGPPPMDQYLGSTPVGSGVYRLHQGKGMMPPPPMGMMPPPPPPPSGQPPPPPSGPLPPWQQQQQQPPPPPPPSSSMASSTPLPWQQNTTTTTTSAGTGSIPPWQQQQAAAAASPGAPQMQGNPTMVPLPPGVQPPLPPGAPPPPPPPPPGSAGMMIPPRGGDGPSHESEDFPRPLVTLPGRQPQQRPWWTGWFGKAA; encoded by the exons ATGGCGACCGGAGCGAACGCCACGCCGTTGG ACTTCCCAAGTAAGAAGCGGAAGAGGAGCCGCTGGAACCAAGACACAATGGAACAGAAGACAGTGATTCCGGGAATGCCTACAGTTATTCCCCCTGGACTTACTCGAGAACAAGAAAGAGCTTATATAG TGCAACTGCAGATAGAAGACCTGACTCGTAAACTGCGCACAGGAGACCTGGGCATCCCCCCTAACCCTGAGGACAG GTCCCCTTCCCCTGAGCCCATCTACAATAGCGAGGGGAAGCGGCTTAACACCCGAGAGTTCCGCACCCGCAAAAAGCTGGAAGAGGAGCGGCACAACCTCATCACAGAGATGGTTGCACTCAATCCAGATTTCAAGCCACCTGCAGATTACAA ACCTCCAGCAACACGTGTGAGCGATAAAGTCATGATTCCACAAGATGAGTACCCAGAAATCAACTTTGTGGGGCTGCTAATCGGGCCCAG AGGGAACACCCTGAAGAACATAGAGAAGGAGTGCAATGCCAAGATTATGATCCGGGGGAAAGGGTCTGTGAAAGAAGGGAAGGTTGGGCGCAAAGATGGCCAGATGTTGCCGGGAGAAGATGAACCACTTCATGCCCTGGTCACTGCCAACACAATGGAGAACGTCAAAAAGGCAGTGGAACAG ATAAGAAACATCCTGAAGCAGGGTATCGAGACCCCAGAGGACCAGAATGATCTACGGAAGATGCAGCTTCGGGAGTTGGCTCGCTTGAATGGGACCCTTCGGGAAGACGACAACAG GATCTTAAGACCCTGGCAGAGCTCAGAGACCCGCAGCATTACCAACACCACAGTGTGTACCaagtgtggaggggctggccacATTGCTTCAGACTGCAAATTCCAAAG GCCTGGTGATCCCCAGTCAGCTCAGGATAAAgcacgaatggataaagaatatttgTCCCTCATGGCTGAACTGGGTGAAGCACCTGTCCCAGCATCTGTGGGCTCTACCTctgggcctgccaccacacccttgGCCAGTGCACCTCGTCCTGCTGCTCCCGCCAACAACCCACCTCCACCG TCTCTCATGTCTACCACCCAGAGCCGCCCACCCTGGATGAATTCTGGCCCTTCAGAGAGTCGGCCCTACCATGGCATGCATGGAGGTGGTCCTGGTGGGCCCGGAGGTGGCCCCCACAGCTTCCCACACCCATTACCCAGCCTGACAGGTGGGCATGGTGGACATCCCATGCAGCACAACCCCAATGGACCCCCACCCCCTTGGatgcagccaccaccaccaccgatGAACCAGGGCCCCCACCCTCCTGGGCACCATGGCCCTCCTCCAATGG ATCAGTACCTGGGAAGTACGCCTGTGGGCTCTGGGGTCTATCGCCTGCATCAAGGAAAAG GTATGATGCCGCCGCCACCTATGGGCATGatgccgccaccgccgccgcctcCCAGTGGgcagcccccaccccctccctctgGTCCTCTTCCCCCatggcaacagcagcagcagcagcctccgCCACCCCCTCCGCCCAGCAGCAGTATGGCTTCCAGTACCCCCTTGCCATGGCAGCAAA ATACGACGACTACCACCACGAGCGCTGGCACAGGGTCCATCCCGCCATGGCAACAGCAGCAGGCGGCTGCCGCAGCTTCTCCAGGAGCCCCTCAGATGCAAGGCAACCCCACTATGGTGCCCCTGCCCCCCGGGGTCCAGCCGCCTCTGCCGCCTGGGGCCCCTCCCCCTCCGCCGCCTCCACCGCCTGGTTCCGCCGGCATGAT GATCCCTCCCCGCGGCGGCGATGGCCCGAGCCATGAGAGTGAGGACTTTCCGCGCCCATTGGTGACCCTTCCAGGCAGACAGCCTCAGCAACGCCCCTGGTGGACAGGATGGTTCGGCAAAGCAGCCTGA
- the SF1 gene encoding splicing factor 1 isoform X8: MEQKTVIPGMPTVIPPGLTREQERAYIVQLQIEDLTRKLRTGDLGIPPNPEDRSPSPEPIYNSEGKRLNTREFRTRKKLEEERHNLITEMVALNPDFKPPADYKPPATRVSDKVMIPQDEYPEINFVGLLIGPRGNTLKNIEKECNAKIMIRGKGSVKEGKVGRKDGQMLPGEDEPLHALVTANTMENVKKAVEQIRNILKQGIETPEDQNDLRKMQLRELARLNGTLREDDNRILRPWQSSETRSITNTTVCTKCGGAGHIASDCKFQRPGDPQSAQDKARMDKEYLSLMAELGEAPVPASVGSTSGPATTPLASAPRPAAPANNPPPPSLMSTTQSRPPWMNSGPSESRPYHGMHGGGPGGPGGGPHSFPHPLPSLTGGHGGHPMQHNPNGPPPPWMQPPPPPMNQGPHPPGHHGPPPMGKSVPGKYACGLWGLSPASRKRYDAAATYGHDAATAAASQWAAPTPSLWSSSPMATAAAAASATPSAQQQYGFQYPLAMAAKIPPRGGDGPSHESEDFPRPLVTLPGRQPQQRPWWTGWFGKAA, encoded by the exons ATGGAACAGAAGACAGTGATTCCGGGAATGCCTACAGTTATTCCCCCTGGACTTACTCGAGAACAAGAAAGAGCTTATATAG TGCAACTGCAGATAGAAGACCTGACTCGTAAACTGCGCACAGGAGACCTGGGCATCCCCCCTAACCCTGAGGACAG GTCCCCTTCCCCTGAGCCCATCTACAATAGCGAGGGGAAGCGGCTTAACACCCGAGAGTTCCGCACCCGCAAAAAGCTGGAAGAGGAGCGGCACAACCTCATCACAGAGATGGTTGCACTCAATCCAGATTTCAAGCCACCTGCAGATTACAA ACCTCCAGCAACACGTGTGAGCGATAAAGTCATGATTCCACAAGATGAGTACCCAGAAATCAACTTTGTGGGGCTGCTAATCGGGCCCAG AGGGAACACCCTGAAGAACATAGAGAAGGAGTGCAATGCCAAGATTATGATCCGGGGGAAAGGGTCTGTGAAAGAAGGGAAGGTTGGGCGCAAAGATGGCCAGATGTTGCCGGGAGAAGATGAACCACTTCATGCCCTGGTCACTGCCAACACAATGGAGAACGTCAAAAAGGCAGTGGAACAG ATAAGAAACATCCTGAAGCAGGGTATCGAGACCCCAGAGGACCAGAATGATCTACGGAAGATGCAGCTTCGGGAGTTGGCTCGCTTGAATGGGACCCTTCGGGAAGACGACAACAG GATCTTAAGACCCTGGCAGAGCTCAGAGACCCGCAGCATTACCAACACCACAGTGTGTACCaagtgtggaggggctggccacATTGCTTCAGACTGCAAATTCCAAAG GCCTGGTGATCCCCAGTCAGCTCAGGATAAAgcacgaatggataaagaatatttgTCCCTCATGGCTGAACTGGGTGAAGCACCTGTCCCAGCATCTGTGGGCTCTACCTctgggcctgccaccacacccttgGCCAGTGCACCTCGTCCTGCTGCTCCCGCCAACAACCCACCTCCACCG TCTCTCATGTCTACCACCCAGAGCCGCCCACCCTGGATGAATTCTGGCCCTTCAGAGAGTCGGCCCTACCATGGCATGCATGGAGGTGGTCCTGGTGGGCCCGGAGGTGGCCCCCACAGCTTCCCACACCCATTACCCAGCCTGACAGGTGGGCATGGTGGACATCCCATGCAGCACAACCCCAATGGACCCCCACCCCCTTGGatgcagccaccaccaccaccgatGAACCAGGGCCCCCACCCTCCTGGGCACCATGGCCCTCCTCCAATGGGTAA ATCAGTACCTGGGAAGTACGCCTGTGGGCTCTGGGGTCTATCGCCTGCATCAAGGAAAAG GTATGATGCCGCCGCCACCTATGGGCATGatgccgccaccgccgccgcctcCCAGTGGgcagcccccaccccctccctctgGTCCTCTTCCCCCatggcaacagcagcagcagcagcctccgCCACCCCCTCCGCCCAGCAGCAGTATGGCTTCCAGTACCCCCTTGCCATGGCAGCAAA GATCCCTCCCCGCGGCGGCGATGGCCCGAGCCATGAGAGTGAGGACTTTCCGCGCCCATTGGTGACCCTTCCAGGCAGACAGCCTCAGCAACGCCCCTGGTGGACAGGATGGTTCGGCAAAGCAGCCTGA